One Thermosphaera aggregans DNA segment encodes these proteins:
- a CDS encoding AbrB/MazE/SpoVT family DNA-binding domain-containing protein, with product MKIEELVKVDSKGRVTIPMAVREVLDIREGMYLLVVADKEKKELRLLPIPVAAKLIKIRLVVEDRPGVLAELTRFLAQHNIDIVSTRCTVLKREELGECEMIVDLAKSEWTEPGMVADEMRKLEPVKNVEASYMSVE from the coding sequence ATGAAGATCGAAGAGCTTGTGAAGGTTGACTCCAAGGGAAGGGTTACAATCCCAATGGCTGTTAGGGAAGTCCTGGACATCAGGGAGGGCATGTACCTCCTAGTGGTGGCTGATAAGGAGAAGAAGGAGCTGAGGCTACTTCCCATCCCGGTCGCGGCTAAGCTTATAAAGATCAGGCTGGTTGTTGAGGACCGCCCCGGCGTCCTAGCCGAGCTGACAAGGTTTCTCGCCCAGCATAACATAGACATTGTCTCAACAAGGTGCACGGTGTTGAAGAGGGAGGAGCTTGGCGAGTGCGAGATGATCGTAGACCTGGCTAAGTCGGAGTGGACTGAGCCAGGCATGGTTGCCGACGAGATGAGGAAGCTGGAGCCGGTCAAGAACGTTGAAGCAAGCTACATGTCGGTTGAGTAA
- a CDS encoding phosphoribosyltransferase family protein, translating into MFRVKTGRVLIARKPSEKEVADIAAKLMKTYSQSKADKMKMRLMANELLRLLKPNLSYKDLYELTGIPESVLCRYARGSIIPSFEQAASILAKIALSIDIGFFVKELVEREKSPVIDLLRVLKDPYISRLLSVMLLLELTGKEVTKIVVTAEAVLPVASFLSTEFNAPIVLVKRKSYPGIQYYSTMVMRSPKEIENLYLDRDLLGRKDKVLVLADVVYSGRTLSSVLDMIAKSRAEIVDVIAILGLGEAWRMRLEDQGVKVLTTIPFAI; encoded by the coding sequence ATGTTTAGGGTTAAGACTGGAAGAGTGCTTATCGCGAGGAAGCCGAGCGAGAAAGAGGTAGCGGATATTGCTGCAAAGCTTATGAAAACCTACTCTCAGAGCAAGGCTGACAAGATGAAGATGAGGCTGATGGCTAACGAGTTGCTGAGGCTTTTAAAGCCGAACCTTTCCTACAAGGATCTCTACGAGCTAACAGGGATCCCGGAATCAGTTCTCTGCAGGTATGCGAGAGGCTCGATAATACCCAGCTTCGAACAGGCTGCCAGCATCCTTGCGAAGATAGCGTTGTCTATAGACATAGGGTTCTTCGTGAAGGAGCTTGTCGAGAGGGAGAAGAGCCCTGTGATAGACCTGCTCAGGGTTTTGAAAGACCCGTACATCAGCCGCCTGCTCTCAGTAATGCTCCTCCTGGAGCTAACCGGGAAGGAGGTGACGAAGATCGTGGTGACAGCTGAGGCTGTGCTACCGGTTGCATCATTCCTTTCAACAGAGTTTAACGCTCCAATAGTTCTCGTGAAGCGTAAGAGCTACCCTGGAATACAGTACTACAGCACGATGGTTATGAGGAGCCCTAAGGAGATTGAAAACCTATACCTGGACAGGGACCTCCTGGGCAGGAAGGACAAGGTGCTGGTGCTCGCCGACGTCGTGTACTCGGGGAGGACGCTGAGCAGCGTGCTCGACATGATAGCTAAGTCTAGGGCTGAGATAGTCGATGTCATAGCTATACTAGGGCTTGGCGAGGCGTGGAGGATGCGGCTCGAGGATCAGGGCGTTAAAGTGTTAACAACCATCCCATTCGCGATATGA
- a CDS encoding DUF2208 domain-containing protein has translation MSQPPRKIMWVIQALSMILFALVSAVVPQWAFAFFLLYFIVFMAVMFKLTSKGMKPPPKSELGSPVFKESNPVNAMMYDKYLNAELKKQMTMMMLNFMLLFFVFILWSIYQAYIGPLIVSIIGEYTGNEVVLRFIYFLGMYAFFFGVMQGLRFLLFRGSDMQTFLFARIGFEVYRRGVMIDNRQFITFNEDVCFEPNPDRKFVELRSRSNKNMKIRLYTLETGKLADKLGEAGVSECQV, from the coding sequence ATGAGTCAGCCGCCTAGGAAAATCATGTGGGTTATTCAAGCATTATCCATGATCCTCTTCGCACTTGTTTCAGCAGTGGTTCCTCAATGGGCTTTCGCCTTCTTCCTGCTATACTTCATAGTGTTCATGGCCGTGATGTTTAAGCTGACGAGCAAGGGTATGAAGCCCCCGCCGAAGAGCGAGCTGGGCTCCCCTGTTTTCAAGGAGTCGAACCCTGTTAACGCCATGATGTACGACAAGTATTTGAACGCTGAGCTGAAGAAGCAGATGACCATGATGATGCTGAACTTCATGCTACTGTTCTTCGTCTTCATACTTTGGAGCATCTACCAGGCTTACATAGGCCCCTTAATAGTCAGCATCATAGGCGAGTACACGGGGAATGAGGTGGTGCTGAGGTTCATATACTTCCTCGGCATGTACGCCTTCTTCTTTGGCGTCATGCAGGGGCTCAGGTTCCTGTTGTTCAGGGGGAGTGACATGCAGACCTTCCTCTTCGCCAGGATCGGCTTCGAGGTTTACAGGAGAGGAGTGATGATCGATAACAGGCAGTTCATCACCTTCAACGAGGACGTTTGCTTCGAGCCCAACCCTGACAGGAAGTTCGTGGAGCTGAGGAGCCGGAGCAATAAGAACATGAAGATCAGGCTGTACACTCTTGAAACAGGAAAGCTTGCCGACAAGCTGGGAGAGGCTGGTGTTAGTGAGTGCCAGGTATAG
- a CDS encoding DUF72 domain-containing protein — translation MKTVITGCCGFPTARGKYYSVFKTVELQNTFYDLPSVEWASSIRKEAPQGFSFAVKAWQVLTHPSTSPTWRRMRRKPGGNPEGYGFLKPSRENIQALEKTLEVARALDAFIVVFQTPASMPFNQDVVKWVDEFFEQAVSMSGSVKYGWEPRGEWARAPVLKELLSKHGVIHVTDLLKARPVFHGGVVYTRLHGLGEGEVNYSYKYTDKDLEELALILKEMNFNTAYVMFNNVSMLSDASRFKQVCGKVLGEDARVE, via the coding sequence ATGAAAACCGTTATCACAGGGTGCTGCGGGTTTCCAACAGCCCGCGGCAAATACTACAGTGTTTTTAAAACCGTGGAGCTTCAAAACACCTTCTACGATCTGCCAAGCGTTGAATGGGCTTCAAGCATTAGAAAGGAGGCTCCGCAGGGCTTCTCGTTCGCGGTTAAGGCGTGGCAGGTGTTAACCCATCCTTCAACATCCCCCACCTGGAGGAGGATGAGGAGGAAGCCCGGGGGCAACCCGGAGGGCTACGGCTTCCTGAAGCCTAGCAGGGAGAATATTCAAGCGCTTGAGAAAACACTGGAGGTTGCCAGAGCCCTCGACGCCTTTATAGTGGTGTTTCAGACACCGGCCAGCATGCCTTTCAACCAGGATGTTGTTAAATGGGTTGACGAGTTCTTCGAGCAAGCAGTCTCAATGTCCGGCAGCGTCAAGTACGGCTGGGAGCCCAGGGGTGAGTGGGCTCGCGCACCAGTCCTTAAGGAGTTGCTGAGCAAGCACGGCGTGATACATGTGACAGACTTGTTGAAAGCCCGGCCAGTATTCCACGGCGGCGTAGTCTACACCAGGCTCCACGGGCTTGGAGAGGGAGAGGTCAACTACTCGTACAAGTATACTGATAAAGACCTGGAGGAGCTGGCGCTCATTCTCAAGGAAATGAATTTCAACACCGCGTACGTAATGTTCAACAATGTCTCAATGCTCAGCGATGCTTCAAGGTTTAAACAGGTTTGCGGGAAAGTGCTTGGGGAGGATGCAAGGGTCGAGTAA